In a single window of the Pseudomonas oryzihabitans genome:
- a CDS encoding CinA family protein has product MDSLDSLAQQLGDALQAAGAQVTTAESCTGGGIAEAITRVAGSSAWFEAGFVTYSNRQKTLQLDVPEALFEQVGAVSEEVVAAMVHGAQRRAEARFAVAVSGIAGPGGAVPGKPVGTVWLAWLDGEKLRTERQVFAGDRAAVRQQTQVRALQVLLALLAEEKAPQV; this is encoded by the coding sequence ATGGACTCCCTCGACAGTCTCGCCCAACAACTGGGTGACGCCCTGCAGGCGGCCGGCGCCCAGGTCACCACTGCCGAATCCTGCACCGGTGGCGGCATCGCCGAGGCGATCACCCGCGTCGCCGGCAGCTCGGCCTGGTTCGAGGCCGGCTTCGTCACCTACTCCAACCGCCAGAAGACCCTGCAACTGGACGTGCCCGAGGCGCTGTTTGAGCAGGTCGGCGCGGTCAGTGAGGAGGTGGTGGCGGCCATGGTCCATGGCGCCCAGCGGCGCGCCGAGGCGCGCTTCGCCGTGGCGGTGAGCGGCATCGCCGGGCCGGGTGGCGCGGTGCCCGGCAAGCCGGTCGGAACGGTCTGGCTGGCCTGGTTGGATGGGGAAAAACTGCGCACCGAACGTCAGGTCTTTGCCGGCGATCGCGCTGCCGTGCGTCAGCAGACCCAGGTCCGCGCGCTGCAGGTTTTACTGGCGTTATTGGCCGAGGAAAAAGCCCCTCAGGTGTAG